GATATAGGTGGCTACTACAATAAAGAGATTGAGATCTTAAGAAGTTTAGATATAGACCCATCTTTCGTAACTAATAGATATTATATAAATATAAAAAAAGAGTATGAAAAATACAAAAAACGCCATTTTTTCAATACGCAAAGTAAATCGTTTATATATATTCCTACGATAAAGAGACTTATGAGTGAAGCAAGAGTTCCTCAAGTTTTTCTTTTTATGGCTATGGCCGAATCAAACTTTTCGCTTCACGCTAAATCCCACAAAAAAGCTGTAGGACTTTGGCAGTTTATACCGCAAACAGCGAAAAAATACGGGCTTAGAATCGATGAGTATGTAGATGAGAGAAAAGATCCGGTAAAATCGACAAAAGCGGCTATTAGATATCTACAAGATCTCTATGCAAAATTTGGAAGATGGTATCTTGCTGCTCTTGCGTATAACTCAGGAGAAGGGAGGGTAGCAAGAGCTATCAAAAAAGCCAAAACGAAAAAGCTAGAAGTACTTATTGATCCAAAAAAGAGGTATTTGCCTAAAGAGAGTAGAAGATATATAAGAAAGATTATAGCACTTGCATTGATGGGAAATGATGAGAACTATTTTTTAAAGGACGATTTTGACTATATATTAAATAGAGGCTCTGCATACTCTTTGGCGGTAGTAAAAGTTAGAGGCGGCGACGTTTTAAGCGATATAGCCGAAAGCATAAAGATAAAAGAGTCAATTTTAAGAGAGCTTAACGCACATTTAAAATACGGTTTTGTACCGCCTTACGTAAAAGAGTACGATATATATATACCCTATATAAAACTTGCCGATTTTAAGGATAACTATAGACCTACTGATAAAAAGAGAGCTTACATAGTCTATAGAGTAAAAAGAGGAGACTCTTTGGTAAAAATTGCTAGAAAATACGATATTTCATATAAAGTTATAAAAGACTTTAATAAACTAAAATCAAATATTTTAAGAGTAAATCAAACTCTTATAATACCTGTACCTAAAAAGAGTAAAATTGTTTACAAAGTAAAAAAGGGTGATACTCTTTTATCTATTTCTAAAAGATATGGCATAAGTGTATCAAAGTTGAAAAAACTTAACGAAAAAAAAGATAATATGATTAGAGTTGGAGAGAGACTTGTTATTATCAATTAGGAGTTTTTTATTTTTATTTTTTCTGATATTTATATTCAGTGGGTGTGCTCAAAGAAGTTTTGTTTACTACTCTCCTACAGAAAAAAGTTACGGTAAACCTAAAAGCTCTTTTGCCGTACACAGAGCCACAATGAGACCTTATAAAGTAGGTGGAAAAACATACTATCCTACAGTAGTTAGAGTTGGTACCAAATATAGAGGAACTGCTAGCTGGTATGGACCTAATTTTCACGGAAAAAAGACAAGTAACGGCGAATATTATAATATGTACGAACTTACTGCGGCACACAAAACTCTACCTATGAATACTATGGTAAAAGTTACAAATCTAAATAACGGCAGAAGTGTTGTAGTTAGAATAAACGACAGAGGACCTTTTGTCAAAAATAGAATCATCGATCTATCTTACGCCGCTGCAAAAAAGATCGGAGTGATTGGAAAAGGTACGGCTCCTGTTGAGATAGAAGTTTTGGGATTTGATAAAACTATTGCTACTTTAGCATCAGGAGCCAAAAAAGAGGTTGAAATAGGAAATTTTGGAGTACAGATCGCCTCATTTAGGAGATTTGAGGGTGCTCAAATCACGAAAAAGAGGTATGCTCAGGTAGATGGAAGATATAGAGCCGTTATAAAAAAGTTTATTGTTGATGACGAACCTCTATATAGAGTATGGCTTATAGGTTTTGAAAGCGAAGATGAAGCTAGAGATTTTATTGCTTCGGGAAGATTTCCCGGCGCTTTCGTGGTTAGAGAATAGTGTAAGATTAAAGGATCGGTATGGTTGAGATAAAAAGAGTAACGAAAGAGACGGATATTTTTGTAAAACTAGATATTAAGGGAACCGGTAAATATCGTATTGACACAGGTATAGGTTTTTTCGATCATATGCTTCAGAGTTTAGCCAAACATGCGTATTTTGATCTTGAAATAGAGTGTAAAGGTGACCTTCACGTAGATTTTCATCATAGTGTAGAAGATGTAGGAATCGTTTTGGGGGAAGCTTTTAATAAAGCTGTATTCCCTTTGAAAAACAAAGAGCGATTTGGCGATGCGGTAGTCGTTATGGATGAAGCCGCCGTTGAGTGTTCACTTGATCTTTCAAATAGACCTTTTTTATTGTATGAAGTAGATATTGAGGGCAAAATCGGAGAGTTTGATTGTGAACTTTTCGAAGAGTTTTTCAGAGCTTTTGTTTACAACGCCAAAATTACCACACATATTGTTAAAAAAAGAGGAAAAAACAGACACCATATAGCAGAAGCCGCATTTAAATCTTTAGCTGTGGCATTAAGAAGAGCTCTAAAAGAGAGTGATAAAGCTTCTATTCCAAGTACGAAAGGTGTGCTTTGATAGAGCTTTTGATTTTGGACGTTGACGGATGTATGACAAATGGAAAGATTATATATACTAACAGCGAAGATGAGCTCAAAGAGTTTAACGTAAAAGACGGTTTTGCTATAAAGCAGTGGATGAGATTTGGAAAAAAGGTAGCCATAGTAACTGGAAGAGATTCTAAAATTGTGGAAAGAAGAGCGAGAGAGTTAGGAGTTGATTATCTTTATCAGGGAGTAAAAAACAAACTGGAGGCTCTTTTAAAAATTAAAGAGGATTGTGGATTGGATTTTAAAAATATTGCAGCTATAGGCGATGATTTAAACGACTTTAGACTACTTAAAAAAGTTGGAATAAGTTTTGCGCCAAACGATGCCGTTGATTTTTTGCACTCACACGTAGATGTAGTGCTTTCTAAAAAAGGTGGAGACGGAGCGGTTAGGGAAATGATAGAATATCTTCTTAAAAAAGAGGGTCTTTTTAAAGAGTATCTCAATTTTTGGATTGAGGAAATATAGTTGAAACTGATCTATTTTTTACTATCTTTAATACTTTTTTTCTTTATATGGACTATCTATGTGAAGCCTTATAGATTGGATATCAAAAGCGCTAAAGATATCCCGGAGGTTGTTTTTAAAGATTTTGTAACTTATGAGATAAATAAAAATGGACTTGAAACAAAACTTTTTGGACAAATAGGAAAAAAATATAAAGACAGATTGGAGATTGAAGATATTAAATATTATGGCTACAAAGAACCAAAAGAGGAGTTAAAGGCAAAAAAAGGAGTTTATAAAAAAGATATTATTTATCTGTACGGTAAAATTTTTTATAAAACGAAGGATATTAGTTTTTTTTCCGAACAAGCTGAGTACGATACTCAAAAAGAGATAATAAAAAGTAAAACTAGATTTAGTCTTTTTACCAATAGTGCTGAAGTTGTGGGAACTGATTTGATTTATTATAGAAATAAAGGTAAAATTTTGGCTAAAAATATAGAAGCAAAAATATATGAGAAGAAGAGAAAATGAGTATAAAAAAGATAGTTACTTATATGTTTTTAGTGTCTCTATCTCTTTTTGCGGCCGATGTGGAGATAACATCAAAAGCATTTGAAGCTGATGAGAAAAAACTTATATCTATATTTACGGGTGACGTAGATATTAAAAAAGGCAAAGATAGGATAAAAGCACAAAAAGTTATAGTGTATTTTGATAAAGATAGAAAGCCTATAAAATATGAAGCTTTTAAAAACGTAAAGTTTAAGATAGTTTTGGATGATAACAAATCTTATGAGGGTAAAGCGCAAAAGATAGTTTATTTGCCAAGTAAGCTAGAGTATATTTTAGAAAAAGATGTTTTTATTTTGCAAAAACCGGAAATGAGAAAGATATATGGCGAAAAAATAGTAGTAAATAGGCTTACCGGTCAAGCTTCAGTAAAAGGCGATAAAGATAAACCGGTAAAATTTATCTTTAAAATTGAAGAAAACTCAACAAAGGTAGATAAGTGATAAAGGCTGTTAAAGCCTTCTTCGTGACTTCTGCACCTTCTATAAAGGAGGCTCCTCCTGAGAGTTTAAGCGAAGTGGCTTTTTTAGGAAGAAGTAATGTAGGAAAAAGCTCCTTGCTTAACTCTTTGGTGGAGAGAAAAAATCTAGCAAAAAGTTCAGCAACTCCGGGAAAAACAAGACTTATAAATTTTTTCGATATAGAGTATAAAAGCGATGAAGATATTTTTCCTTTGATGTTTGTGGATTTACCCGGGTTTGGGTATGCGAAAGCATCTAAAAGTTTAAAGAACGAATGGCAAAAAAATCTTACGCAATTTGTTAAAAATAGAGCATCTATAAGAGTTTATATACTTTTAAGAGATGCAAGACATCCTAAGCTAAAGATAGATGAAGATGCAAAAGAGTTTATAAAAACGATAAGAAAACCGGATCAAAAACTAATAGAAGTTTTTACTAAAGTTGACAAACTAAAACAAAAAGAGCTTTCAAAATTAAAAAGAGATTTTCCCGATGCAATTTTGGTATCAAACACAAAAAAAAGAGGTATTGAAGAACTTAAAAAAGAGATTATAAAAACTGTTTTTGGAAAAGAGGTATGAAGATAACCTATTGTAAACCTAAACTTTATCATATTGAAGATATGCAAAGGGTTGTTAAAAAGGCTGTTGAAGAGGGTATAATACTTCCAAGAAGCGATGATGAAATAGCAACAAATATTAGATCTTACATAATAGCTCAAAAAGATAAAAAGATTATTGGTTTTACCGCTTTGCATATTCATACAAAAACATTAGCCGAAATTAGAAGTTTGATAGTTGATGAAAACTTTAGGGGTTTGGGAGTAGGTAAAAATTTGGTTTTAAAGGCTATCCAAGAGGGTAAAGAGTTAGGCGTACAAGAGATACTCTCATTAACTTACAGTAAAGAGTTTTTTGAGAAATTGGGCTTTATAGAGATCGAAAAAGAGAAAATCCCTGAGCATAAAATCTGGGCAGATTGTATAAAATGCAAACATTTTCCTATATGCAACGAAATATCGATGATAAAAAAAATATAAGAAATTTTTTTATATTTTTACTTTCAATTTTATATGAAACGTTAACTACTATATATTTATTTCTTCCGCCCCTTTTGGGTGTCGCTTTTTGGTTTTTTTTGAATAATAAAGAGAGTAAATCGTTAAATTTTTATATATTAATTTATACTCTTTTTTTTGAAGCAGATCACTCTTTACCTTTTTTTAGTACTTTTTTATTTTTTATTTTTTTAAAAAATGTTTTTTTGAAACTGTATAAATATTTTTTACAAATTTTTATTTTAAAAGTTTTTGCAGTGGTAACTTTTTATCTTACCTATCCTGTTTTTATATTTTTGTTGCATAAAATTTTTAAAACAGATATCATAATTGTAAATTCAGACTATTTTGGATATATATTGATTGAGATTTTTTTAGTGTTGGTTGTTGGATAGATGAGATTAAAGATTTTTTTCTACCTGTTTTTGCTTGTATGGATAGTTCTTCTGAGCAAGGTTTACTACCTTAGTATTAAATCTAATAGTTATTATGAATCTTTAGCCAAACAAAATATGATCAAAAAAGAGTGGATTATTCCCACAAGAGGAGAGATTCTTGATAGAAATTTAAAACCTCTAGCAGTGAACAATATAGGATTTAAAATAAAGGTTAAACCGCATCTATCATATAAGAAAAAAATCAAAGAACTTAATACCACAATAGATTATATTCACTCCCTTTTTCCAAATCTTGATAAAGCGAAAATGTATAGAAAATATAAAAGAAAGGATTCTCCTTACAATCACGATTTTATAGAAGTTGTGAGTTTTATTCCTTATGAAGAGGTTCTTCCCCATTTTGTAAAGTTAAATCTAAAAAAAGATATTTTGGTAGAACCTACGTTTAAAAGATACTATCCCAATAAAGATTTGGCTTCTCATATTATAGGTTATGTCTCAAGGACAAATAAAAAAGAGGCAAAAAGAGATCAAGTTGCAAAACTTGTTGGAATTATAGGTAAAGCGGGAGTCGAAAAATATTATAACAAATATCTTCAAGGCGAACTTGGATATAGACTTGTAAAAGTAACCGCTTTTAACGAAGAGATAGAGACTCTTGAACAAAAAGAACCAAAAGAGAATAGAGATCTTGTTTTGACGATAGATATAAGACTTCAAAAATATATAGAAAAACTATTTGAATCAAAAGCTGGTGTTGCTATTGTTATGGGGCTTGACGGAGAGATTTTGGCTGCCGGGAGTTTTCCAGAATATGATATAAATATGTTTGTATCGGGAATTTCAAAAGATAAATGGTATGAGCTTATAAACAACTTTGACCACCCGTTTACAAACAAACTCATAAACGGACTCTATCCTCCGGCTTCTACTATAAAGATGGGAGTTGCGCTCTCTTTTTTAGATACAAAAAAAATAAACGCATATACTCCATTTTACTGCAATGGTGCGATAGAACTAGGAAAAAGAAAGTTTAGGTGTTGGAAAAGAACGGGACACGGCGAAACAAGAATGAAAAAAGCTATAAGAGAGAGTTGTGACGTATATTTTTACGAAGGTAGTTTGAAAGTTGGTATAGATAAAATTGCAAAAACTTTAAGAGAGTTGGGTTTTGCAAGAAAAACCGGCGTTGATCTTCCAAATGAATTTATAGGAATTATTCCAGACAAAGAGTGGAAAGAGAGAAAATACGGTAGAAAATGGTATATAGGCGAAACCGTTGTAGCATCGATAGGACAGGGATATGATTTAGTAACGCCTATGCAGATGGCTAGACATACCGCTCTTTTAGCTTCAGGTAAACTTCCTACTCCTCATTTCGCAAAAAGGTTTGTAAACAAAAAGTATAAACCAAAATATGAAGATGTTTTGACACCTCTTCAAAAAAGAAAGCTACCAGCTATAAGAAGGGCTATGTATGAAGTTTGTAATCATCCTAAAGGGACGGCTACGGCACATATAAAGACATCTATAAAAATAGCAGGTAAAACCGGTACCGCTCAGGTTATTGGCATTCCTCAGGATGAAAAGGAGAGAATGAAAGAAGAAGAGCTAAAATATTATAGCCGTTCTCACGCTTGGCTGACAACTTACGGGCCTTATAAAAATCCAAAATATGTGGTAACCGTTTTAGTAGAACACGGAGGACATGGAGGAAGTGCGGCCGGGCCGATAGTTTCAAAAATATATGATAAGTTAATAGAACTAGGATATATAAAATAAAAATATAGGCAAGGGTTAAAAAACTTGTTTGCTTTGTTTGTTAACCCAAGCTTGATATGGAGTTGTAAGCAAAAAGAGTAAGTATTGTTAAAAGAGCTATACCAGCAGCCTTGTTATACATTTTGTTAGCCGTTATGAAAACTAAAACTACTGAAACAACAAGAGCTGTTGATATATCAAACAGATATTTGTGAATATCAACATCTAACGGATTTACAATTGCGGCCGAACCTAAGACAATTGTGAAGTTTGCCGCATTAGATCCTATTATATTTCCTATGCTCATATCTGCTTTTTTGTTTATTGCGGCAACTATACTAACCATAAGTTCAGGAAGACTCGTTCCGAAAGCTATCAAGAATAGACCGATTATCCACTCGCTTATTCCAAAATTTCTAGCTACATTTGAAGCGCTCTGGATTGCAAAATCGGCTCCTCCAACTACACTTACAAATCCAACGATTAATAGTATCGATGTTTTTAACCATGAAAAAGGCTCTTTAACAAGATCCTCATCTATCTCTTCAGAGAGCAGTGTAGCCTCTTTTGATAAAAATATTACATATCCTACCATTAAAATCAAGAACAAAAAACCTTCAAATCTAGTAATTACGCCGTCAAAAGCCATTAAAATAAAAACGAAAACCGGAATTAATGCCCATGTGCTATCTTTTGCAAAGATGTCTCTTTTTGGATTGATATTTTTGGAGATTAAAAAAACGAGACCTAAAACTAAAGTTATATTGAGTATGACACTACCTAAAACGTTTGCTACCGCCATTTCGCTTTTATGGTTGTAACTTGCCGCTATGCTAGCGGCCATTTCCGGAAGACTGGTTCCTATCGCAACTAAGGTAGCGCCTATTACAAATTCGGAAATATTGAAATGCAAAGCTATTCTTTCTGCCTCTTTTATGATTAAGTCAGCTCCTTTTATAAGAATCGTCATAGAAATTATGAAGATGATAAAATCCAAATATGCTCCTTTATTATTAAGTTAAAATAGTTAAAAATGTTTAGTAGTAAAGTGGTTGAAATAGTTTAAAAAAGTTAAATTAGTTGAGTAGTTTTATAACCAATTCTTCTACTCAACTACTCATCCACTCAACAATTTAACAACTTAACCATCTAAATCTTCATTTCTTACAATCAAACTTTTTGGCAAACCAAATTTATCTATAATCTCTTTCTCTTTTTCTCTCATCTCTCCGTTATCTTTTTCATGATCATATCCTAAAAGATGTAAAAGGCCATGTATAAAAAGAAGTGCCAATTCCTCTTTGGGTGTATGTCCAAACTTTTGTGTAGCCTCTAAAACTTTATCTACAGATATTACAATTACTCCAAGCAAAGCTCCTGGTGTTTCTTCAAGAGGAAAACTTATAACGTCTGTTGGTTTATCTACATTTCTAAATTCATGATTTATAGCTTTTATTTCCGCATCGTCGGTTAAAATAAGTTCAATATCTCTGTTTGTTAGATTTTGCGCTATCTTTTCCAAAAAATCTATATCGAAATCGTAGTCTGTTCTATTATCTAAATCTATCATATTATCTCCCTAAAGTTTAAGTTATTTTAGCAGAAGTAGCTTTATTTAACTCTATTTAATAAAAAAAAATATAAAATTTATATAAAATATTGTAAAAACTTTGTAAAATATAAAAATAAATAAATAAAATAAAATGTGGAGAAAGGCTGTATATGAAATTTTTAAAAAATCTTACAATTAAAACAAAGCTTATTTTGCTTGTTGCAATATCTGTTTTAAGCGTAGTAATACTCTCTTATATTTTAATATATGAAAACTACAAGGATTACAAAATTAACAAAAATTTGAAAAATAGCGTTGTTTTATCAGTAAAAATTTCAAATATAGTTCATGAGTTGCAAAAAGAGCGTGGTAGAACGGCAGGTTTTCTAGGAAGCAAAGGAAAAAAGTTTGTTAATGAGATTAAAGAGCAAAGAGAGTTAACCAATATTAAAAAAGCAGAACTTATTTCTTTTATGAAGTCTAAAAATTTTAGTGAAATCGACAGTACTATAAAAAAAGAGTATAAAAAAGCTTTTGAACTTCTAAAAAAACTTGATAGTGTTAGAAAAGAAATCGATAATTTCTCTATAGATACGAAAGAGGCATTAAAATATTATACTACACTAAACGGATATTTTTTAGATACTATTGCCCTCATATCAAAAAAGAGTAACAATGCAGAATTGGCAAAAAAATTAATAGCGTACACTAATTTTCTTTTATCTAAAGAGAGAGCCGGGATAGAGAGGGCGGTTCTATCTAATACTTTTGCAAGAGAGAAGTTTTTAGAAGGTTTTTTTGTAAAATTTTTAACTCTTTTAAGCGAGCAGAAGGCATTTATAAAAAGTTTTGAAGTAGCAGCTCCAAAAGAGTTTATCGACTATTATAAGAGTAAAATAAAAGGAGATGTGATTCAAGAAGTTGAAAGAATGGAAAGGATTGCCATTGAAAAGGGTGATGTAGGAGGGTTTAATATAGAACCTTCGTATTGGTTCAAAAAAATTACCCAAAAAATCGATCTTTTAAAAGATGTTGAAAATTTTATGTCAAACAAATTACTTTTATATATATCAAGAACTATAGAAGTTAAGAAAAGAGTTTTGATAACACATACATTTTTTTCAATTGTAATTGTTATTATAATATTGATATTAGGTTATGTTATTGCAAATAGATCTATCAGTTTCAAGATTGTTAAAATAAAGGATATATTAAAAGAGATAGCCGAAAAAAAAGATTTTACAAAAAAAATTGAGATAGATACAGATGATGAGATTGGAATTATAGCAAAAAGTATAAACCAAACAATGAACTCTGCAAAAGAAGTTATAAATCAAGCAAAGATTGCGGCTCAAGAAGATGCTTCTATAGCAGCAGAACTAAGCTCAACTGCTATGGAAATAGGAAAGAGAGCCGAAGAAGAATCAACCATTGTCTCTTCTACCACACAAAAAGCAAATTATATGAAAGAACCTCTTGAAAATACCGTGAAAAGGCTTGATGAATCAAAGGAAGAGGTAAAAAAAGCCAATGAAAAACTTGATATTTCTAGAAACAGTATTCTCGAGTTAGTAAAAACAGTTCAAGATAGTTCGAAAAATGAAGAAAAAATAGTGCAAGATCTGGAAAAATTAATTGAGCGAACAAATGAGACTAAAAATGTATTAAATCTTATAGAGTCAATTGCTAGTCAGACAAATCTTTTAGCGTTAAACGCAGCTATAGAAGCGGCAAGAGCTGGAGAACACGGTAAAGGTTTTGCTGTTGTTGCCGAAGAAGTTAGAAATTTGGCCGAAAAATCTAGTGAGCATGTTGAAAATATTAGCGATACAATGAATAGGTTAATTGATAGTATAAATATAATAAGCGAAAAGATCTCATTAAATGCTAAAGAGTTTTCAAAGATGACTAAATCGGCTTCGATTGTTGAAAAAGATATTGATGAAGTATCTCATGTTATGCAAAATAGTGTAAAAAAATCTGAAGAGTCTTCTAAAAGTATAAAAGAAATAAGAATAGAAATAGAAAATATTTTAAACGAAATAGAAAGAATAAACGATATATCATCTTCAAACGCAAGAAGCGTGGAAGAGATAGCTACTGCAACGGAACATCTTTATAAACAGATAGAAGAGTTAAGCAACCTTCTTGAACAGTTTAAAACATGAAAATCGTAGCTATTGGAATCTCTACCGGCGGCCCCTCTATTATAGAAAAAGTTGCAAAAAGGATTGAAAAAGCGCAAAAAGGCTCAATTGTTATCTGTTTACATATGCAACCCGATATTTTAGAAAGTTTTGTCTCAAGAATCTCGGCTATAGCTAATTTGCCAATAGAAATTACAAAAGATAAGTTGGAGTTGCAAATAGGAAAAATATATATATGTACTGCTTTTAAAAACACTTTGTATAAAAATTATAATGGAAAAGAGATTTTTCAGCTTTCAAACTATCAAACCTTGTTTCAACCAAATATAGATATTTTTTTCGAATCATTAGCAGATAGAAAAAATGATGTACATAATATTTTGGGAATTATATTGACCGGGATAGGTGATGATGGTGTAAAAGGTCTAATGTCTTTAAAAAAAAGAGGTGCAGTTACGCTGGCCTCCAATAAAGAGAGTTCCGTAATTTACGGAATGCCTAAGAGGGCCAAAGAGATTGGTGCAACTTCTAAAGTCCTGTCACTAGATGAAATCATCAAAGAGATAGAAAGATTTTTAAATGAATAAATGCCTTGATGATATTTTGAAATTTTTTTACAAAAAAACCGGAATTGTTTTTGAAAACAAACTATACATTTTAGAAAATAAAATTGTTAAATTTTATAAACATATAAATTACAGCGATTGTAGAGATTTTTTAATGGCATTAAAAAATTCCGAGAAGCTTTTTCAAGATTTTGTAAATTTTTTGACCGTTTCTGAGAGTTTTTTTTTCAGAGAGAAAGGGCATTTTGATTTTGTTATTGAAGAGATTAAAAAAGATATAAAACAAAAATATAGATTTCTATCGATTCCTTGTTCTAGCGGTGAAGAACCATATACTATCTTAATATATTTGTTTGAAAACGATTTTAGAGATTTTGAGATTATGGGCGCCGATATAAATACAAAAGTTATAGAAGAGGCAAAAATAGGTATATATACGCAAAGAAGAGTGTTGTATGTTCCAAAAGATTTGTTAGAAAAATATTTTGAAAAAGTTGGTAAAAATTATATGTTTAAAGATATGTATAAAAAATATATCACTTTTAAATATTTAAATCTCTTTGATAAAAAAATATTCTCTCTTGGAAAATTTGATTTTATTTTTAGCAGAAATCTTTTTATCTATTTTGACGATCAAAGTAGAGAAGAAGCGCTTAAGATTTTTCACAAACTTTTACTGCCAGGTGGATATCTACTTTTAGGACACGCGGATATAATAAAACAAATGCCAGGATTTGAAAGAGTGAAGATACCTGGTTTGCAGATTTTAAAAAAAATCTGATAAAATCTCAAAAAAAATTAAGGTAGGATATGAAAAAAGCGGTTTGTATTATTAGCGGAGGTATGGATAGTGCGGTGGTGGCATATATAGCAAAAAACAAAGGGTATGAAATAATAGGTTTGCATTTTAACTATGGACAAAGAACCGAAAAAAAAGAGCTAGAATGTTTTGAAAAAATCTCAAAAGCCTTGAATGCAAAGATTTATGTTGTAGAATTACCGTTTTTTTCTCAAATAGGCGCTTCTGCGTTAATAGACAAAAATATTGCAGTACCTACAGATGGTTTGAAACCGGGAGTTCCGATTACATACGTTCCTTTTAGAAACGGTATATTTTTGAGTATTGCTGCGGCTGTTGCAGAAAAAGAGGCGGCCGAAGCTATTTACATAGGTGTTGTAGAAGAGGATAGTAGCGGTTATCCAGACTGCAGGGAAGAGTTTATAAAATCTATGGAGAGATCAATAAATCTAGGAATTAAAGAGGAAACTAAGATTAAACTAAAAACTCCTCTTGTTCATTTACGTAAAGAGGATATTGTCTCTAAGGCTATAGAGTTAGGGGTTCCTCTTGAATTTACATGGAGCTGTTATCAAGCCGAAGATGAAGCATGTGGGGTTTGTGATAGTTGTCGTTTAAGGTTAAAGGGTTTTAAAAAGGCTGGCATAAAAGATAAGATACCTTATAAAATTAGCAATTAAATTTATTAAATGTAGATCAGAAAAGTTACATTTTTGGCTTTGATTCTACTTTACGATTTATAAATTTCTAATCAGCCTCTCATCTGAAGATATTTTTTTAATCCAAGATTTGACCACTCTCTATTTTCTAACCAAAAAGGTTCGATTATATCCCAAACTTTTTTGAAATCATCACTCTTTTTAGATTGCTCTTTAATTACTTCAAAAAGAGCATTTTTTGCCGCATCTACAATCTCTTTTGGCCATTTTTTTAAAATTACGCCTCTACTTTTTAACTCTTTTAAAGCCTTAGCGTTTTGTGCTTGAAATTCGAAAACCATAGTGGAGTTTAGTTCATTGGCGCAAGATTCTATCAATTTTTTATGCTCATTTCCCAAGTTATCCCACACTTTTTTATTGAAAGTTAGTTCCAA
This Nitrosophilus labii DNA region includes the following protein-coding sequences:
- the queC gene encoding 7-cyano-7-deazaguanine synthase QueC, translating into MKKAVCIISGGMDSAVVAYIAKNKGYEIIGLHFNYGQRTEKKELECFEKISKALNAKIYVVELPFFSQIGASALIDKNIAVPTDGLKPGVPITYVPFRNGIFLSIAAAVAEKEAAEAIYIGVVEEDSSGYPDCREEFIKSMERSINLGIKEETKIKLKTPLVHLRKEDIVSKAIELGVPLEFTWSCYQAEDEACGVCDSCRLRLKGFKKAGIKDKIPYKISN